From the genome of Hymenobacter cellulosilyticus, one region includes:
- a CDS encoding M23 family metallopeptidase: protein MTSDIVLPAKIVVFPSQKPRVIAHFTPQEQYLTRTYKYWYDAQLGICNGKKPDTTFVYRLPFQTGTTSIVLQAAAADSTQGKPWSRGVIFGLPENTPVCAARAGIVTDIRQGSNKSGGRGRLPDTNMIVVFHDDGTYAVYTHFRQNGAAVYEGQRVNQGDVLGFSGKTGWVRQPCLGFNVQYSAQPHPRLVPTLFQTDNTQVHYLKTGQTVTTP from the coding sequence ATGACTAGCGATATAGTCCTGCCCGCTAAAATAGTGGTATTTCCTTCCCAGAAGCCCCGGGTCATTGCTCACTTTACCCCGCAGGAGCAGTATCTGACCCGCACGTACAAGTATTGGTATGATGCGCAGCTCGGCATCTGCAACGGGAAGAAGCCGGACACAACCTTCGTTTATCGGTTGCCTTTTCAAACCGGAACTACCAGCATCGTTCTGCAAGCCGCAGCCGCAGATTCCACCCAGGGTAAGCCCTGGAGCCGTGGGGTTATTTTTGGGCTGCCCGAGAATACCCCTGTATGTGCGGCCCGGGCCGGAATTGTAACCGACATCCGCCAGGGCTCTAACAAATCCGGGGGCCGGGGCCGCCTGCCCGATACCAATATGATAGTTGTGTTTCACGACGACGGGACCTACGCCGTCTACACGCACTTTCGGCAGAATGGAGCGGCGGTATACGAGGGGCAGCGCGTCAATCAGGGCGACGTACTCGGCTTCTCTGGCAAAACCGGCTGGGTGCGACAACCCTGCTTAGGGTTCAATGTACAATACAGTGCCCAGCCACATCCGCGGTTGGTCCCCACCTTGTTTCAGACTGACAACACGCAAGTTCACTACCTGAAAACGGGCCAGACGGTCACCACCCCCTAA
- a CDS encoding MFS transporter, whose amino-acid sequence MSASLPAVPPVRSMASRIKSIISGSIGNLVEWYDWYVYSAFSLYFAPAFFPKGNLTAQLLNSAAVFAVGFLMRPLGGWLMGAYADRHGRKAALVVSVLLMCGGSLLIALTPGFEQIGVAAPVLLVLARLLQGLSVGGEYGTSATYLSEMADQRNRGFFSSFQYVTLLGGQLLALTVQLGLQQWLSEAEMYSWGWRVPFVIGAAAALVALYLRRHMEETDSFVVQNQQETPEAHAKEPGKLELLLRYPKEILTVVGLTLGGTIVFYTFTTYAQKFLVNTAGFSKAQASWISFVTLGIALVLQPLFGALSDRVGRRPVLLFFGVGATLGTVPLMSLLGRADSQWAALALLAVAMLIMSGYTSINAVVKAELFPTAIRALGVGLPYALTVAIFGGSAEYVALQAKQLGVETWFYWYVTFCAAVSLLVYWRMPDTQQSGHMTE is encoded by the coding sequence ATGTCTGCTTCGCTTCCCGCCGTGCCGCCCGTGCGCAGCATGGCTTCCCGCATCAAATCCATTATCAGCGGCTCCATCGGCAACCTGGTGGAGTGGTACGACTGGTACGTGTACTCGGCTTTCTCCCTGTATTTTGCGCCGGCCTTTTTTCCCAAAGGCAACCTGACGGCCCAGCTGCTCAACTCGGCCGCCGTGTTTGCCGTGGGCTTTCTGATGCGGCCCCTGGGCGGCTGGTTGATGGGGGCCTACGCCGACCGGCACGGCCGCAAAGCTGCCCTGGTGGTGTCGGTGCTGCTTATGTGCGGGGGCTCGTTGCTGATTGCCCTCACGCCGGGCTTTGAGCAGATCGGGGTGGCCGCCCCGGTGCTGCTGGTGCTGGCTCGCTTGCTGCAGGGCCTGAGCGTGGGCGGGGAGTACGGCACATCGGCCACCTACCTGAGCGAAATGGCCGACCAGCGGAACCGGGGCTTTTTCTCCAGCTTCCAGTACGTGACCCTGCTGGGCGGGCAGCTGCTGGCCCTCACGGTGCAGCTGGGTTTGCAGCAGTGGCTTAGTGAGGCCGAAATGTATAGCTGGGGCTGGCGGGTGCCGTTTGTAATCGGGGCGGCGGCGGCCTTGGTGGCATTGTATCTGCGGCGGCACATGGAGGAAACCGACTCGTTCGTGGTGCAAAACCAGCAGGAAACCCCAGAAGCTCACGCCAAGGAGCCCGGCAAATTAGAGCTGCTCCTGCGCTACCCCAAGGAAATTCTAACGGTGGTAGGTCTTACGCTGGGCGGTACTATCGTGTTTTACACCTTTACGACCTACGCCCAGAAATTCCTGGTCAATACGGCCGGCTTCAGCAAGGCCCAGGCTTCCTGGATTTCCTTTGTCACGCTGGGCATTGCCCTGGTGCTGCAGCCTTTGTTCGGGGCCTTGTCGGATAGGGTGGGGCGGCGGCCGGTACTGCTGTTTTTCGGGGTGGGCGCCACGCTCGGCACCGTGCCCCTGATGAGCCTGCTGGGCCGGGCCGACAGTCAGTGGGCAGCCCTGGCGCTGCTGGCCGTGGCCATGCTGATTATGAGCGGCTACACTTCCATCAATGCCGTGGTGAAAGCCGAACTGTTTCCTACTGCCATCCGGGCCCTGGGCGTGGGCCTGCCGTATGCGCTGACCGTGGCCATCTTCGGCGGCTCGGCCGAGTACGTGGCCTTGCAGGCCAAGCAGCTGGGCGTCGAAACGTGGTTTTACTGGTACGTGACCTTCTGTGCGGCCGTGTCCCTGCTGGTGTACTGGCGCATGCCCGACACCCAGCAATCCGGGCATATGACCGAGTGA